A genomic stretch from Caulobacter sp. FWC2 includes:
- a CDS encoding NUDIX domain-containing protein translates to MSVKDRIRVNETRLLSDNWYVLKTTSFDWKRRDGTWQTQHREHYDRGNGAVLLPYNLANRTVLLVKQFRWPAFVNGYDDLLIEAAAGLLDDAEPEVRIRAEVEEELGYRLGEVRKVFEAFMSPGSVTEILHFFVAEYDAAMRIGDGGGHPDEGEDIEVLEPSLDEALAMIADGRIRDAKTIMLLQHLALTVFKA, encoded by the coding sequence ATGAGCGTCAAGGACCGGATCCGGGTCAACGAGACCAGGCTGCTCTCCGACAACTGGTACGTCCTGAAGACCACAAGCTTCGACTGGAAGCGTCGCGACGGGACGTGGCAGACTCAGCATCGCGAGCACTACGACCGGGGCAATGGTGCGGTGCTGCTGCCTTACAATCTGGCCAACCGCACGGTGCTGCTGGTGAAGCAGTTCCGCTGGCCGGCCTTCGTCAACGGCTATGACGACCTGCTGATCGAGGCGGCCGCCGGACTGTTGGATGACGCCGAACCCGAGGTCCGCATCCGCGCCGAGGTCGAGGAGGAGCTGGGCTACCGCCTGGGCGAGGTGCGCAAGGTGTTCGAGGCCTTCATGAGCCCGGGCTCGGTGACCGAGATCCTGCATTTCTTCGTCGCCGAGTACGACGCAGCCATGCGGATCGGCGACGGCGGCGGCCATCCCGACGAGGGCGAGGACATCGAGGTGCTGGAGCCGAGCCTCGATGAGGCCCTGGCCATGATCGCCGACGGCCGCATTCGTGACGCCAAGACCATCATGCTGCTGCAGCACCTGGCCTTGACAGTGTTCAAGGCTTAA